A single Vespula vulgaris chromosome 3, iyVesVulg1.1, whole genome shotgun sequence DNA region contains:
- the LOC127062505 gene encoding tyrosine-protein kinase Abl isoform X1, whose amino-acid sequence MGAQQTKDRIIPAGSTVRQTRKQPRNLKESRIIGSNIFTEHSEALLQSRPLPHIPALPEGDPPSSSNVQPISQQANIQQHTSVSTSGLLEAANRWTSKENLLTQEEDDPQLFVALYDFQAGGENQLSLKKGEQVRILSYNKSGEWCEAHSSAGQVGWVPSNYVTPVNSLEKHSWYHGRISRNAAEYLLSSGINGSFLVRESESSPGQRSISLRYEGRVYHYRINEDSEGKMFVTTESKFNTLAELVHHHSMLADGLITQLLYPAPKHNKPTVFPLSPEPDEWEINRTDIVMRHKLGGGQYGDVYEAVWKRYNMTVAVKTLKEDTMALKDFLEEAAIMKEMKHRNLVQLLGVCTREPPFYIITEFMSKGNLLDYLRNESKHQINAVVLMHMATQIASGMSYLESRNFIHRDLAARNCLVGENHLVKVADFGLARLMRDDTYTAHAGAKFPIKWTAPEGLAYNKFSTKSDVWAFGILLWEIATYGMSPYPGVDLTDVYHMLEKGYRMECPPGCPPKVYELMRQCWQWSAIERPTFKEIHHSLENMFQESSITEEVEKQLQGGGEIPLLAYKKSQTGSTGNIHGLVLVSEQMSSSGIAQDGASSVTKLSTFVGGLSSKSNSNIVQMRRSTNKKGKQAPAPPKRTSLLSSCSSFRDSAYQEQDQQNTDAATIALDDATDLNGIDKIFEGITRDLVTMATQSITTGGCEVDDDGDGSQGTAEPNFVPQPSTSPEPVSNIPCNQKQIKTRPYPSKEVLPQKLVHVGALEVQNVKRAINRYGTLPKGARIGAYLESLRQSGMPSNQENIATTSAISTVVEQHDVTSSTDTPQHRSLSPRQNNLRNQPQMTRSNSSSGVVNTYQPPNSPRSRTVGIRKNNTENIGLRTFRGPNNTGFRTASPSRSVQPTLADLEFPPPPIDLPPPPDEIFNPADQCDLPPPVTASPNSDISHIKTTNSPVSVRKLKAEWKIKDEVNDDQDDKNNDVRNVEPSVKEASSRFGVNLRRRETTSEVHCAVNKCLDDKKTILKTKEVSSNVRLESTELISSPEEAPPPPPPPPPPPAAVGITDTFESKPGMKEMLELKLVNEIKQSADMKHGGSVKKSGIAGNVPSLPLDPASQLLSELCASFSMDTNKHSVQNEYAISNLKSNDSFSIAQDHHLSLDKHSTHKEIDASSPITESVISTGNIGFKLKKVDKRNNPQKEETGDNQIIDFKARLRKVDNAEKDKVVEDKTKRFDDIGSSITDSSELGTDDQVDDKRRSTGSISSLKKLWENKEASCDNQPLSPKLSVRGVNKPDIVDAGEDSPEDHSGASTRSSTSKGDTRVWPPTSSTDIEKPVVPAKPLKPLVSSTKHFGSSIYATPNCNKSTSQTDEDANKQTAESKGAVKHSVIEISNVIENSILNLRGSPTIIMASWLQLSDKVGLLHGMCISLTDTAIAPHARFQFRDLLTRLELQARQLRAAGTRNIAENTRLLSEVQNTIKDVINTVQR is encoded by the exons ATGGGTGCTCAACAAACTAAAGACAGAATAATTCCAGCCGGGTCTACCGTGCGACAAACGCGAAAGCAACCCAGAAATTTGAAAGAGTCTCGTATTATAGGATCTAACATATTTACTGAACACAGTG aggCTTTATTACAAAGTAGACCCCTACCTCACATTCCAGCATTGCCAGAGGGGGATCCTCCTAGTAGTTCTAATGTTCAACCAATTTCACAACAAGCAAATATTCAACAACATACTAGTGTATCTACCAGTGGACTCCTTGAAGCTGCTAACag GTGGACTAGCAAGGAGAATCTTTTAACACAAGAAGAAGATGATCCACAATTATTTGTTGCATTATATGATTTTCAAGCAGGAGGAGAAAATCAGCTTAGTTTGAAGAAAG GCGAACAAGTACGTATTCTCAGTTATAATAAAAGTGGAGAGTGGTGTGAAGCACATTCAAGTGCTGGTCAAGTAGGGTGGGTTCCATCGAACTATGTAACTCCCGTTAATTCCTTGGAAAAGCATTCTTGGTATCATGGAAGAATATCTAGAAATGCTGCAGAATATCTTTTAAGTTCTGGCATAAATGGTAGTTTTCTTGTTCGTGAATCAGAGAGCAGTCCAGGTCAACGTAGCATTTCTTTAAGATATGAAGGACGAGTGTATCATTACAGAATCAATGAAGATAGCGAAGGAAAG ATGTTTGTCACAACAGAAAGTAAATTTAATACGTTAGCTGAACTGGTTCACCATCATTCAATGCTTGCTGATGGTCTTATTACGCAACTGCTTTATCCTGCACCAAAGCATAACAAGCCTACTGTGTTTCCACTTAGTCCAG AGCCAGATGAATGGGAAATTAATCGGACTGATATAGTAATGAGGCATAAATTAGGTGGGGGACAGTATGGTGATGTATATGAAGCAGTTTGGAAGAGGTATAATATGACAGTTGCTGTGAAGACATTAAag GAAGATACTATGGCACTTAAAGATTTTCTGGAAGAAGCTgcaataatgaaagaaatgaaacataGAAATTTGGTACAATTATTAGGAGTTTGTACACGTGAACCACCATTTTACATTATCACAGAATTTATGAGTAAAGGAAATTTGTTAGATTATTTGCGTAACGAAAGCAAACATCAAATCAATGCTGTTGTTCTCATGCACATGGCAACTCAAATAGCAAGTGGTATGAGTTATTTAGAAAGCAGAAATTTTATTCACAG AGATTTAGCGGCACGTAATTGTTTGGTTGGAGAAAATCATTTAGTAAAAGTCGCAGATTTTGGTTTAGCACGATTAATGAGAGATGACACATATACAGCTCATGCTGGTGCTAAATTTCCTATAAAATGGACCGCCCCGGAAGGTTTagcttataataaattttctacaaaG TCTGATGTGTGGGCATTTGGAATCTTATTGTGGGAAATTGCGACTTACGGCATGTCTCCGTACCCTGGTGTGGATTTGACAGATGTTTATCACATGTTGGAAAAGGGTTATAGGATGGAATGTCCACCTGGTTGTCCACCTAAGGTGTACGAGTTAATGAGACAATGTTGGCAATGGTCAGCAATAGAACGACCAACTTTCAAAGAAATTCATcattcattagaaaatatgtTTCAAGAATCTAGTATTACAGAag aagtTGAAAAACAACTGCAAGGTGGAGGAGAAATTCCATTGCTTGCATATAAAAAATCACAAACTGGTAGTACTGGAAACATCCATGGACTTGTACTTGTATCTGAACAAATGTCTTCCTCTGGTATAGCACAAG ATGGTGCTAGTTCTGTAACTAAATTAAGTACTTTTGTGGGTGGATTATCGAGTAAAAGTAACAGTAATATCGTACAAATGAGACGttcaacaaataaaaaagggaaacaaGCACCTGCACCTCCAAAACGAACGAg TCTATTATCATCGTGCAGTTCATTTCGCGATTCGGCATACCAGGAACAAGATCAACAAAATACCGATGCTGCCACCATAGCACTTGATGATGCCACAGATCTAAATGGTATTGATAAGATTTTTGAAg GTATCACACGAGATCTTGTGACAATGGCTACACAGTCAATTACTACAGGAGGTTGCGAAGTGGACGACGATGGAGATGGGTCTCAGGGGACAGCAGAACCCAATTTTGTTCCTCAACCATCAACTTCGCCAGAACCTGTTTCCAACATACCATGCAATCagaaacaaattaaaacaCGACCTTATCCATCTAAGGAAGTACTGCCTCAGAAG TTGGTACATGTAGGTGCACTAGAGGTGCAAAATGTTAAGAGGGCAATTAACCGTTATGGTACCCTACCTAAGGGTGCAAGAATTGGCGCCTACCTAGAAAGTCTTCGGCAGAGCGGAATGCCTTCTAATCAAGAGAACATTGCGACTACATCGGCAATATCTACAGTTGTGGAACAACATGATGTTACAAGTAGTACGGATACGCCGCAACATCGTTCACTTTCTCCTCGTCAGAACAATTTACGTAATCAACCTCAAATGACGCGCAGTAATTCTTCCAGTGGTGTAGTAAATACTTACCAACCACCAAATTCACCACGCAGTCGGACAGTAgggattagaaaaaataatacagaaaATATTGGATTAAGAACTTTCCGAGGTCCAAATAATACTGGTTTTAGAACAGCCAGTCCATCAAGATCCGTTCAACCAACGCTTGCTGATCTTGAATTTCCTCCACCTCCTATAGACTTGCCACCACCGCcagatgaaatttttaatcctGCAGATCAGTGCGATTTGCCTCCGCCTGTAACGGCCTCTCCAAATAGTGATATTTCTCATATTAAAACAACCAATTCACCAGTAAGTGTCAGAAAATTAAAAGCAGAATGGAAGATAAAGGATGAAGTAAATGACGATCAAGATGATAAGAACAACGACGTTAGAAATGTAGAACCTTCTGTGAAAGAAGCTAGTTCTAGATTTGGTGTAAACTTACGGCGCAGAGAAACTACTAGCGAAGTACATTGTGCCGTAAATAAATGTTTGGATGATAAGAAAACAATTCTTAAAACGAAAGAGGTATCTAGTAACGTAAGACTAGAATCAACGGAATTAATATCATCTCCGGAAGAAGCACCACCACCGCCTCcgcctccacctccacctcctgcTGCTGTTGGTATCACAGATACGTTTGAATCTAAACCAGGGATGAAGGAGATGTTAGAGTTAAAATTggttaatgaaataaaacaaagtgcTGATATGAAACACGGAGgatctgtaaaaaaaagtggaatTGCAGGTAATGTACCTTCGTTACCTCTTGATCCTGCATCTCAGTTATTATCAGAGTTATGTGCCAGCTTTAGTATGGATACAAACAAACATTCAGTACAAAATGAGTATGCCATTTCTAATCTGAAGAGCAATGATAGTTTTTCCATTGCACAGGATCATCATTTAAGTCTTGATAAGCACAGTACACACAAAGAGATTGATGCATCTTCACCTATAACAGAGAGTGTAATAAGCACTGGTAATATAGGTTTCAAATTGAAGAAGGTAGATAAGAGGAATAATccacaaaaggaagaaactggagataatcaaataattgattttaaggCTAGATTACGAAAGGTAGATAATgcagaaaaagataaagttgtggaagataaaacaaaacggTTTGATGATATTGGAAGTAGTATCACAGATTCTTCAGAATTGGGTACAGATGATCAAGTTGATGACAAACGTAGAAGTACTGGAAGTATAAGTAGCCTAAAAAAATTATGGGAAAATAAAGAAGCTTCTTGCGATAATCAGCCGCTCAGTCCTAAATTAAGTGTTCGAGGTGTAAACAAGCCAGACATAGTTGATGCAGGTGAAGACTCACCAGAAGATCATAGTGGAGCATCAACACGTAGTTCTACTAGTAAAGGAGACACAAGAGTATGGCCTCCAACATCATCCACAGATATAGAAAAACCTGTTGTGCCAGCTAAGCCACTAAAACCATTAGTTTCTTCAACTAAACATTTTGGTTCCTCAATATATGCTACACCAAATTGCAATAAATCTACTTCACAGACAGATGAAGATGCAAATAAACAAACTGCCGAATCAAAAGGTGCAGTAAAACATAGTGTAATCGAAATTTCGAATGTTATTGAAAATAGTATTTTGAATCTTAGAGGTAGTCCAACTATAATTATGGCTAGTTGGCTTCAACTATCTGATAAAGTTGGTTTGCTCCATGGTATGTGCATAAGTCTTACAGATACTGCAATAGCACCACATGCGAGGTTTCAGTTCCGTGATTTACTCACTAGACTTGAGCTACAAGCACGACAACTAAGAGCAGCTGGAACAAGAAATATTGCAGAGAATACAAGACTATTAAGTGAGGttcaaaatacaataaaagatGTAATAAATACAGTGCAGAGATAA
- the LOC127062505 gene encoding tyrosine-protein kinase Abl isoform X2: MGAQQTKDRIIPAGSTVRQTRKQPRNLKESRIIGSNIFTEHSEALLQSRPLPHIPALPEGDPPSSSNVQPISQQANIQQHTSVSTSGLLEAANRWTSKENLLTQEEDDPQLFVALYDFQAGGENQLSLKKGEQVRILSYNKSGEWCEAHSSAGQVGWVPSNYVTPVNSLEKHSWYHGRISRNAAEYLLSSGINGSFLVRESESSPGQRSISLRYEGRVYHYRINEDSEGKMFVTTESKFNTLAELVHHHSMLADGLITQLLYPAPKHNKPTVFPLSPEPDEWEINRTDIVMRHKLGGGQYGDVYEAVWKRYNMTVAVKTLKEDTMALKDFLEEAAIMKEMKHRNLVQLLGVCTREPPFYIITEFMSKGNLLDYLRNESKHQINAVVLMHMATQIASGMSYLESRNFIHRDLAARNCLVGENHLVKVADFGLARLMRDDTYTAHAGAKFPIKWTAPEGLAYNKFSTKSDVWAFGILLWEIATYGMSPYPGVDLTDVYHMLEKGYRMECPPGCPPKVYELMRQCWQWSAIERPTFKEIHHSLENMFQESSITEEVEKQLQGGGEIPLLAYKKSQTGSTGNIHGLVLVSEQMSSSGIAQDGASSVTKLSTFVGGLSSKSNSNIVQMRRSTNKKGKQAPAPPKRTSLLSSCSSFRDSAYQEQDQQNTDAATIALDDATDLNGITRDLVTMATQSITTGGCEVDDDGDGSQGTAEPNFVPQPSTSPEPVSNIPCNQKQIKTRPYPSKEVLPQKLVHVGALEVQNVKRAINRYGTLPKGARIGAYLESLRQSGMPSNQENIATTSAISTVVEQHDVTSSTDTPQHRSLSPRQNNLRNQPQMTRSNSSSGVVNTYQPPNSPRSRTVGIRKNNTENIGLRTFRGPNNTGFRTASPSRSVQPTLADLEFPPPPIDLPPPPDEIFNPADQCDLPPPVTASPNSDISHIKTTNSPVSVRKLKAEWKIKDEVNDDQDDKNNDVRNVEPSVKEASSRFGVNLRRRETTSEVHCAVNKCLDDKKTILKTKEVSSNVRLESTELISSPEEAPPPPPPPPPPPAAVGITDTFESKPGMKEMLELKLVNEIKQSADMKHGGSVKKSGIAGNVPSLPLDPASQLLSELCASFSMDTNKHSVQNEYAISNLKSNDSFSIAQDHHLSLDKHSTHKEIDASSPITESVISTGNIGFKLKKVDKRNNPQKEETGDNQIIDFKARLRKVDNAEKDKVVEDKTKRFDDIGSSITDSSELGTDDQVDDKRRSTGSISSLKKLWENKEASCDNQPLSPKLSVRGVNKPDIVDAGEDSPEDHSGASTRSSTSKGDTRVWPPTSSTDIEKPVVPAKPLKPLVSSTKHFGSSIYATPNCNKSTSQTDEDANKQTAESKGAVKHSVIEISNVIENSILNLRGSPTIIMASWLQLSDKVGLLHGMCISLTDTAIAPHARFQFRDLLTRLELQARQLRAAGTRNIAENTRLLSEVQNTIKDVINTVQR, encoded by the exons ATGGGTGCTCAACAAACTAAAGACAGAATAATTCCAGCCGGGTCTACCGTGCGACAAACGCGAAAGCAACCCAGAAATTTGAAAGAGTCTCGTATTATAGGATCTAACATATTTACTGAACACAGTG aggCTTTATTACAAAGTAGACCCCTACCTCACATTCCAGCATTGCCAGAGGGGGATCCTCCTAGTAGTTCTAATGTTCAACCAATTTCACAACAAGCAAATATTCAACAACATACTAGTGTATCTACCAGTGGACTCCTTGAAGCTGCTAACag GTGGACTAGCAAGGAGAATCTTTTAACACAAGAAGAAGATGATCCACAATTATTTGTTGCATTATATGATTTTCAAGCAGGAGGAGAAAATCAGCTTAGTTTGAAGAAAG GCGAACAAGTACGTATTCTCAGTTATAATAAAAGTGGAGAGTGGTGTGAAGCACATTCAAGTGCTGGTCAAGTAGGGTGGGTTCCATCGAACTATGTAACTCCCGTTAATTCCTTGGAAAAGCATTCTTGGTATCATGGAAGAATATCTAGAAATGCTGCAGAATATCTTTTAAGTTCTGGCATAAATGGTAGTTTTCTTGTTCGTGAATCAGAGAGCAGTCCAGGTCAACGTAGCATTTCTTTAAGATATGAAGGACGAGTGTATCATTACAGAATCAATGAAGATAGCGAAGGAAAG ATGTTTGTCACAACAGAAAGTAAATTTAATACGTTAGCTGAACTGGTTCACCATCATTCAATGCTTGCTGATGGTCTTATTACGCAACTGCTTTATCCTGCACCAAAGCATAACAAGCCTACTGTGTTTCCACTTAGTCCAG AGCCAGATGAATGGGAAATTAATCGGACTGATATAGTAATGAGGCATAAATTAGGTGGGGGACAGTATGGTGATGTATATGAAGCAGTTTGGAAGAGGTATAATATGACAGTTGCTGTGAAGACATTAAag GAAGATACTATGGCACTTAAAGATTTTCTGGAAGAAGCTgcaataatgaaagaaatgaaacataGAAATTTGGTACAATTATTAGGAGTTTGTACACGTGAACCACCATTTTACATTATCACAGAATTTATGAGTAAAGGAAATTTGTTAGATTATTTGCGTAACGAAAGCAAACATCAAATCAATGCTGTTGTTCTCATGCACATGGCAACTCAAATAGCAAGTGGTATGAGTTATTTAGAAAGCAGAAATTTTATTCACAG AGATTTAGCGGCACGTAATTGTTTGGTTGGAGAAAATCATTTAGTAAAAGTCGCAGATTTTGGTTTAGCACGATTAATGAGAGATGACACATATACAGCTCATGCTGGTGCTAAATTTCCTATAAAATGGACCGCCCCGGAAGGTTTagcttataataaattttctacaaaG TCTGATGTGTGGGCATTTGGAATCTTATTGTGGGAAATTGCGACTTACGGCATGTCTCCGTACCCTGGTGTGGATTTGACAGATGTTTATCACATGTTGGAAAAGGGTTATAGGATGGAATGTCCACCTGGTTGTCCACCTAAGGTGTACGAGTTAATGAGACAATGTTGGCAATGGTCAGCAATAGAACGACCAACTTTCAAAGAAATTCATcattcattagaaaatatgtTTCAAGAATCTAGTATTACAGAag aagtTGAAAAACAACTGCAAGGTGGAGGAGAAATTCCATTGCTTGCATATAAAAAATCACAAACTGGTAGTACTGGAAACATCCATGGACTTGTACTTGTATCTGAACAAATGTCTTCCTCTGGTATAGCACAAG ATGGTGCTAGTTCTGTAACTAAATTAAGTACTTTTGTGGGTGGATTATCGAGTAAAAGTAACAGTAATATCGTACAAATGAGACGttcaacaaataaaaaagggaaacaaGCACCTGCACCTCCAAAACGAACGAg TCTATTATCATCGTGCAGTTCATTTCGCGATTCGGCATACCAGGAACAAGATCAACAAAATACCGATGCTGCCACCATAGCACTTGATGATGCCACAGATCTAAATG GTATCACACGAGATCTTGTGACAATGGCTACACAGTCAATTACTACAGGAGGTTGCGAAGTGGACGACGATGGAGATGGGTCTCAGGGGACAGCAGAACCCAATTTTGTTCCTCAACCATCAACTTCGCCAGAACCTGTTTCCAACATACCATGCAATCagaaacaaattaaaacaCGACCTTATCCATCTAAGGAAGTACTGCCTCAGAAG TTGGTACATGTAGGTGCACTAGAGGTGCAAAATGTTAAGAGGGCAATTAACCGTTATGGTACCCTACCTAAGGGTGCAAGAATTGGCGCCTACCTAGAAAGTCTTCGGCAGAGCGGAATGCCTTCTAATCAAGAGAACATTGCGACTACATCGGCAATATCTACAGTTGTGGAACAACATGATGTTACAAGTAGTACGGATACGCCGCAACATCGTTCACTTTCTCCTCGTCAGAACAATTTACGTAATCAACCTCAAATGACGCGCAGTAATTCTTCCAGTGGTGTAGTAAATACTTACCAACCACCAAATTCACCACGCAGTCGGACAGTAgggattagaaaaaataatacagaaaATATTGGATTAAGAACTTTCCGAGGTCCAAATAATACTGGTTTTAGAACAGCCAGTCCATCAAGATCCGTTCAACCAACGCTTGCTGATCTTGAATTTCCTCCACCTCCTATAGACTTGCCACCACCGCcagatgaaatttttaatcctGCAGATCAGTGCGATTTGCCTCCGCCTGTAACGGCCTCTCCAAATAGTGATATTTCTCATATTAAAACAACCAATTCACCAGTAAGTGTCAGAAAATTAAAAGCAGAATGGAAGATAAAGGATGAAGTAAATGACGATCAAGATGATAAGAACAACGACGTTAGAAATGTAGAACCTTCTGTGAAAGAAGCTAGTTCTAGATTTGGTGTAAACTTACGGCGCAGAGAAACTACTAGCGAAGTACATTGTGCCGTAAATAAATGTTTGGATGATAAGAAAACAATTCTTAAAACGAAAGAGGTATCTAGTAACGTAAGACTAGAATCAACGGAATTAATATCATCTCCGGAAGAAGCACCACCACCGCCTCcgcctccacctccacctcctgcTGCTGTTGGTATCACAGATACGTTTGAATCTAAACCAGGGATGAAGGAGATGTTAGAGTTAAAATTggttaatgaaataaaacaaagtgcTGATATGAAACACGGAGgatctgtaaaaaaaagtggaatTGCAGGTAATGTACCTTCGTTACCTCTTGATCCTGCATCTCAGTTATTATCAGAGTTATGTGCCAGCTTTAGTATGGATACAAACAAACATTCAGTACAAAATGAGTATGCCATTTCTAATCTGAAGAGCAATGATAGTTTTTCCATTGCACAGGATCATCATTTAAGTCTTGATAAGCACAGTACACACAAAGAGATTGATGCATCTTCACCTATAACAGAGAGTGTAATAAGCACTGGTAATATAGGTTTCAAATTGAAGAAGGTAGATAAGAGGAATAATccacaaaaggaagaaactggagataatcaaataattgattttaaggCTAGATTACGAAAGGTAGATAATgcagaaaaagataaagttgtggaagataaaacaaaacggTTTGATGATATTGGAAGTAGTATCACAGATTCTTCAGAATTGGGTACAGATGATCAAGTTGATGACAAACGTAGAAGTACTGGAAGTATAAGTAGCCTAAAAAAATTATGGGAAAATAAAGAAGCTTCTTGCGATAATCAGCCGCTCAGTCCTAAATTAAGTGTTCGAGGTGTAAACAAGCCAGACATAGTTGATGCAGGTGAAGACTCACCAGAAGATCATAGTGGAGCATCAACACGTAGTTCTACTAGTAAAGGAGACACAAGAGTATGGCCTCCAACATCATCCACAGATATAGAAAAACCTGTTGTGCCAGCTAAGCCACTAAAACCATTAGTTTCTTCAACTAAACATTTTGGTTCCTCAATATATGCTACACCAAATTGCAATAAATCTACTTCACAGACAGATGAAGATGCAAATAAACAAACTGCCGAATCAAAAGGTGCAGTAAAACATAGTGTAATCGAAATTTCGAATGTTATTGAAAATAGTATTTTGAATCTTAGAGGTAGTCCAACTATAATTATGGCTAGTTGGCTTCAACTATCTGATAAAGTTGGTTTGCTCCATGGTATGTGCATAAGTCTTACAGATACTGCAATAGCACCACATGCGAGGTTTCAGTTCCGTGATTTACTCACTAGACTTGAGCTACAAGCACGACAACTAAGAGCAGCTGGAACAAGAAATATTGCAGAGAATACAAGACTATTAAGTGAGGttcaaaatacaataaaagatGTAATAAATACAGTGCAGAGATAA